Proteins from a genomic interval of Flammeovirgaceae bacterium SG7u.111:
- a CDS encoding trypsin-like peptidase domain-containing protein, producing MKNRLLNVMYIGVLLFASSCASILNPKNQNVTIYTSSESTLYVDNGKLPQLKSQKVKLARDANARQIKVEREGYKPEYDVMFQKRKSFLYGISWIPFGVVYLIPPLLDHGPKSRNYDKEVAFNCKQKLPVKMEDDKYLFLSKTSFDIQEKNIKISSYRHLKRNGTSKFKEEISNVEDLKIDNTIFTETFNKVLEDQGFSNEDKSILKSKTNTMYLSGKVDQVDFKLHDVANYGAMDPTFLVTEVSIQVELADVYGVVKNSKRITASSGRFSADIMGFGEVAESRYKKLLIKSLEDAIVSAFINFMNHGDVKELMKVEKMKNSVELNALNVSSLSKRHANNLGEAQKATVIIQTEEGHGSGCVISNNGHIITNYHVFAGQDESEITVLVNDSSYKAEILRVSEDHDVALLKVSSELRHSFDITTFAKYTVGQDIFAIGTPQTIELGQTLSKGIISGLREKEGASLIQTDVSVNAGNSGGPLVNKEGEIIGIVTSKLSGFGVEGISFCIPMEKAMQYLKLE from the coding sequence ATGAAAAACAGATTATTGAACGTGATGTACATCGGGGTGCTATTATTTGCGTCTTCATGTGCATCAATATTAAATCCTAAAAATCAGAATGTTACAATTTATACATCTTCTGAAAGCACATTGTATGTAGATAATGGAAAGCTACCCCAGCTTAAGTCACAAAAAGTAAAACTAGCAAGAGATGCGAATGCTAGGCAAATCAAGGTTGAACGAGAAGGGTACAAGCCTGAATATGATGTAATGTTCCAAAAAAGGAAGTCATTTCTATATGGAATTTCATGGATACCATTTGGGGTGGTTTACTTGATCCCTCCATTGCTAGACCATGGTCCCAAGTCTAGGAACTACGATAAAGAAGTGGCTTTTAATTGCAAACAAAAACTTCCAGTAAAAATGGAAGACGATAAGTACTTGTTTTTATCTAAAACCTCTTTCGATATCCAGGAAAAAAACATAAAAATATCTAGTTACAGGCATCTTAAACGAAACGGGACATCAAAATTCAAAGAAGAAATTTCCAATGTTGAAGACCTAAAAATAGACAATACTATTTTTACCGAAACTTTTAACAAGGTTCTGGAAGATCAAGGTTTTTCTAACGAGGATAAGTCAATCTTAAAAAGCAAGACAAATACTATGTACTTGAGCGGTAAGGTCGATCAAGTGGATTTTAAGCTTCATGATGTAGCCAATTACGGAGCGATGGATCCTACTTTTTTAGTTACCGAGGTCAGCATTCAAGTCGAATTGGCTGATGTTTATGGTGTGGTGAAAAATTCAAAAAGAATCACTGCCTCATCAGGAAGGTTTTCTGCAGATATAATGGGGTTTGGTGAAGTTGCAGAAAGCCGTTATAAAAAATTACTAATAAAGTCGCTCGAGGATGCCATCGTGAGCGCATTTATCAACTTTATGAACCACGGTGACGTGAAGGAATTGATGAAGGTTGAAAAGATGAAAAACTCGGTTGAGCTTAATGCTCTTAACGTATCTTCTTTGTCCAAAAGGCACGCAAACAACCTTGGAGAAGCCCAAAAAGCAACTGTAATTATCCAGACGGAAGAAGGACATGGTAGCGGTTGCGTTATCAGTAACAATGGACATATAATCACTAATTACCACGTATTTGCTGGGCAGGACGAGTCAGAAATTACGGTTCTTGTAAATGACAGTTCTTATAAAGCGGAAATATTAAGAGTGAGTGAAGATCATGATGTTGCATTATTGAAAGTATCAAGTGAATTGCGTCATAGTTTTGATATCACAACTTTCGCGAAGTACACTGTTGGGCAAGATATTTTTGCCATAGGTACTCCTCAAACCATAGAGCTAGGGCAGACCCTATCGAAGGGGATTATTTCAGGGCTTAGAGAAAAGGAAGGTGCTTCGTTGATCCAAACTGATGTAAGCGTAAACGCAGGGAATAGCGGTGGTCCTTTGGTGAACAAAGAAGGGGAGATCATCGGGATAGTTACCTCAAAGCTGTCAGGGTTTGGTGTTGAAGGTATCTCTTTTTGTATTCCTATGGAAAAAGCGATGCAATACTTAAAGCTTGAGTAA
- a CDS encoding ABC transporter permease codes for MFKNYLLIAYRNLFRNKVFTLINVVGLGVGLACCLLIFLFVKHELSFDKHQSKFDRMYRIIYHATNGADFAQLPITLAPLMEETLPQIEATSRVFRRNVSVKVPSKVAGQDDQEFEEERVFFADEKFGKIFDLEVISGSLDNMLKTPFTLMINEEIAQKYFSDADPVGQTLYLRGDFSFKIAGVFKDFPTNSHFHMNLLLPYENMFHLEGEEGAARMKQNLSQNWVISHSHAYVLLKENADTTGLYAGMNDLVDKHAPEQLRLGQKFSLEHLGKVHLHSEAYLQPEPQGDIQYVYIFAAIAIVTLIIAIINFVNISTAQSVKRAKEVGMRKVLGARKKQLFLQFLGESLLVCLVAFVLALVLVSFGLPELNLLTDRQLNMGMILEWDTLLTFGMLLITAAFLGGSYPAFYITQIKVLTTLKGKVSAKVNRRFGFRQVLVTLQFATSIALISGSIIIFQQLNFMMDRPMGFQQELMVNVPLFSQNMNNVFGGVNGQLRSRANAFEEELLQNPQLEAVTLSNNTPGFGSVSRMTKPEGKLEDEITFVASYSVDYDFLSTFDIELAAGRDFDKNAGTDHQNAFIINQTAINVFDWGSEEEALGKKVTLEGKEGTVIGVVKDFHYLPLQMAIDALLIDVNPRFFTAFTVKIAAGASVPEALAYLEKTWRKHFPEKAYEYSFLDENLVESYQSEQRLGKIISIFAAMAILVSCLGSYGLMLFTARQREKEIGVRKVLGASVTKIILMMVKEFTWLYLIAFVLAVPFAFYMMDSWLEDFIYRIDIGAGVFLISGSVALLIIWFTISYQSIRSALINPIDCLRDE; via the coding sequence ATGTTCAAAAACTACCTACTGATCGCTTACCGCAACCTTTTCCGCAACAAGGTTTTTACCTTGATCAATGTGGTGGGGCTTGGAGTAGGGCTAGCCTGCTGCCTGCTCATTTTCCTTTTTGTGAAACACGAACTGAGCTTCGACAAGCACCAGAGCAAGTTTGATAGAATGTATCGCATTATCTACCATGCGACAAATGGTGCAGATTTCGCCCAGCTGCCCATCACGCTTGCCCCACTCATGGAAGAAACTCTTCCACAAATAGAGGCTACTTCTAGAGTTTTTCGCAGAAACGTGAGCGTAAAAGTCCCTTCTAAAGTAGCAGGGCAAGACGATCAGGAGTTTGAGGAAGAAAGGGTCTTTTTTGCCGATGAGAAGTTTGGTAAAATATTCGACTTGGAGGTGATTTCGGGTAGCTTAGATAATATGCTAAAAACGCCATTTACCTTGATGATAAACGAGGAAATAGCACAAAAATACTTCAGCGATGCCGACCCTGTAGGGCAAACACTTTACCTCCGAGGAGACTTTTCTTTTAAAATAGCTGGAGTGTTCAAAGACTTTCCTACCAATAGCCATTTCCACATGAACCTCTTGCTTCCCTACGAAAACATGTTCCACCTAGAAGGGGAAGAAGGGGCGGCTCGGATGAAGCAAAACCTTTCACAAAACTGGGTGATTTCCCACTCGCACGCTTACGTGCTGCTCAAGGAAAATGCCGATACCACGGGGCTTTATGCTGGCATGAACGATTTGGTTGACAAACATGCCCCCGAGCAACTCAGACTGGGGCAAAAATTCTCGCTAGAGCACCTCGGAAAAGTTCACCTGCACTCAGAGGCGTACTTACAGCCCGAGCCGCAGGGCGACATCCAATATGTGTATATTTTTGCCGCTATCGCCATCGTAACGCTCATAATCGCTATCATCAACTTTGTGAATATTTCAACGGCACAGTCGGTAAAAAGGGCGAAGGAAGTTGGGATGAGAAAAGTGCTTGGCGCAAGAAAAAAACAGCTTTTCTTGCAGTTTTTGGGAGAGTCGCTGTTGGTCTGCCTCGTCGCTTTTGTACTTGCTTTAGTGCTAGTTTCTTTTGGGCTTCCCGAACTAAATTTGCTCACCGATAGGCAACTGAACATGGGCATGATCCTCGAATGGGACACCTTACTTACCTTTGGAATGCTATTGATTACAGCCGCTTTTTTAGGCGGAAGCTACCCTGCTTTTTACATTACCCAAATCAAGGTTTTGACCACGCTCAAGGGCAAGGTTTCGGCAAAGGTGAACAGGCGATTTGGCTTTAGGCAAGTACTGGTTACGCTTCAATTTGCAACTTCCATTGCCCTTATTTCTGGATCAATCATCATTTTCCAACAGCTCAATTTTATGATGGACAGACCTATGGGCTTTCAACAAGAACTGATGGTAAATGTGCCGCTTTTCAGCCAAAACATGAACAATGTGTTTGGTGGGGTAAACGGGCAACTTCGTTCGCGTGCCAATGCTTTTGAAGAAGAACTTTTGCAAAATCCGCAGCTCGAAGCGGTTACTCTTTCTAACAATACTCCTGGCTTTGGCAGTGTTTCCCGCATGACCAAGCCTGAGGGAAAACTAGAAGATGAAATTACCTTTGTAGCCTCTTACTCGGTAGATTATGATTTCCTCAGCACCTTCGATATTGAACTAGCCGCAGGAAGGGATTTTGATAAAAATGCAGGTACCGACCATCAAAATGCATTCATAATTAATCAAACAGCTATAAATGTGTTTGACTGGGGCTCGGAAGAAGAGGCCTTGGGCAAAAAGGTAACCTTAGAAGGAAAAGAAGGAACAGTGATAGGCGTGGTAAAAGATTTCCACTACCTCCCGCTCCAAATGGCAATAGATGCGCTACTGATAGATGTAAACCCTCGCTTTTTCACTGCTTTTACCGTAAAAATAGCCGCAGGTGCTTCAGTCCCCGAAGCCTTGGCTTATTTGGAAAAAACATGGAGAAAACACTTCCCCGAAAAGGCATATGAATACAGCTTTTTGGACGAAAACTTGGTAGAAAGCTACCAATCGGAACAGCGCTTAGGAAAGATCATCAGCATTTTTGCCGCCATGGCGATTTTGGTGTCTTGCCTTGGCTCTTATGGGCTTATGCTCTTTACCGCCCGCCAACGAGAAAAGGAAATTGGGGTAAGGAAAGTATTGGGCGCATCTGTCACCAAAATAATTTTGATGATGGTGAAAGAGTTTACTTGGCTCTACCTTATCGCTTTTGTACTAGCCGTTCCTTTTGCTTTCTACATGATGGACAGTTGGCTAGAAGATTTCATTTACCGAATTGACATTGGAGCAGGAGTTTTCCTTATTTCAGGTTCAGTGGCTCTACTTATTATATGGTTCACCATTAGCTATCAATCCATCCGATCGGCACTCATCAACCCTATAGATTGCCTGAGGGATGAGTAA
- a CDS encoding vanadium-dependent haloperoxidase codes for MKKFLTYILFTSCLFSLFGCQKVQESDLSLSNEDISRTITKVTEIMVHDVTNPPLAARFFAYTCISGYEVIAQNDSKYASFEAHLNGFPNIKKTEVGGYSSSLSAVLAMVETAMKLQPSGVMLEEYKKAFLDSCLQAGYSQSVVENSEKYAKAISQQVLSYAATDRYNKTTSLPKYTPKEGKGYWYPTPPAYFGAVEPHFNTLRPLTLDSVPQFKPEPPAPFSEDPDSPFFKMLEEVYKEGRGRTEETRTIASFWDCNPFAMQTTGHLMVALKKISPGAHWMGITGIACETANKDFHETMKIHAVLSIGLMDAFLSCWDEKYRSNRIRPETAIRKYIDPTWEPLLQTPPFPEYTSGHSTVSGSAGQILTFYFGDNFKFIDTTERAYGLADRTFPSFMDAAQEAAVSRLYGGIHYRDANENGIKQGINVGRWVIKSIEGKEVM; via the coding sequence AAGAAATTTCTAACTTATATTCTTTTCACCTCTTGCCTATTTTCACTCTTTGGCTGCCAAAAAGTGCAGGAAAGTGACTTATCGCTGAGCAATGAGGACATTAGCAGGACTATTACCAAGGTAACGGAAATCATGGTTCATGATGTGACCAATCCGCCACTTGCGGCACGTTTCTTTGCCTACACCTGTATTTCTGGCTACGAGGTAATTGCCCAAAACGATAGCAAATACGCTAGTTTTGAGGCACATTTGAACGGTTTTCCCAACATAAAAAAAACAGAAGTAGGCGGCTATTCTTCCTCGCTCAGTGCCGTTTTGGCCATGGTAGAAACTGCCATGAAGTTGCAGCCTTCGGGGGTGATGCTAGAAGAATACAAAAAAGCATTTTTAGATTCTTGCTTGCAGGCAGGCTATTCGCAAAGCGTGGTGGAAAATTCTGAAAAGTATGCCAAAGCCATTAGCCAACAAGTGTTGAGCTATGCCGCAACCGACAGGTACAACAAAACCACCAGCCTACCCAAATACACGCCCAAGGAGGGAAAAGGCTACTGGTACCCAACCCCTCCAGCTTACTTTGGGGCAGTAGAACCGCACTTCAATACACTTAGACCTTTGACCCTTGACTCTGTTCCCCAGTTCAAACCTGAGCCCCCTGCCCCATTCAGCGAAGACCCCGATTCACCTTTTTTTAAAATGCTAGAGGAGGTGTACAAAGAAGGAAGGGGAAGAACAGAAGAAACCCGCACCATCGCCTCTTTTTGGGATTGCAACCCTTTTGCCATGCAAACCACAGGTCACCTCATGGTTGCCCTCAAAAAAATATCTCCGGGCGCGCACTGGATGGGCATTACAGGAATAGCTTGTGAAACAGCCAACAAAGATTTCCACGAAACAATGAAAATCCATGCGGTCTTGTCCATCGGGCTAATGGATGCTTTTCTTTCCTGCTGGGATGAAAAATACCGCAGCAACCGAATTCGTCCCGAAACAGCCATTCGGAAGTACATCGACCCTACTTGGGAGCCATTGTTGCAAACCCCGCCCTTCCCCGAATATACCAGTGGGCATTCGACCGTTTCGGGCTCGGCGGGGCAAATCCTCACCTTTTACTTTGGTGATAATTTCAAATTCATAGATACAACTGAAAGGGCATATGGATTGGCTGACAGAACATTTCCTTCGTTTATGGACGCAGCCCAAGAAGCTGCTGTTTCTCGCCTTTACGGGGGTATCCACTACCGAGACGCCAATGAAAACGGGATAAAACAGGGAATAAATGTTGGCAGGTGGGTAATCAAAAGCATCGAAGGAAAAGAAGTCATGTAA